From the Glandiceps talaboti chromosome 12, keGlaTala1.1, whole genome shotgun sequence genome, one window contains:
- the LOC144443042 gene encoding cAMP-regulated D2 protein-like, which translates to MWSYITTILLCICIRVDESIGANGPIVKTPNGQVEGVYLDEANVFFGIPYAVPPIGDMRWRHALPVKSWSPTVFQAVKAPPGCYQHCGTPPHTCPATVSEDCLYLTIFTPRTATTSSKFPVMMFLHGGAFMEGSGYTDLTDGRYYANHTDTISVLINYRLGAFGFLVTGNSSEDATGNYGILDQRLALQWVQTNIASFGGDPNRVTLFGQSAGSQSVAIHLTSPGSGNLFHRGIIESFPFSVPFKKDFEAIILGNDFADALNCSHGDLKCMRSKSPEDIHVAQGKVGGTIINPLNLFELFEQWGPCVDGKDIKQQSVDAFIKGDFHKMPIIIGSTSAEARINIFRGFKQPMNALQVYEYIFALFPTHFLKVIAEYPLDPPGSDQREPLSKAASDIVFVCPERAALRGIAKHGQGDVWMYLFDHVLSFDGWGPHWQFCVNYSCHGAELAFLFHSAALGGFKYTADEEVLSRSMVYYWSNMAHTGNPNDYTWRKDTNIVPNGEFAQWPTFGNTTGGRYMHLMTPNDQADKDYLKEKCDFWDSLNVYP; encoded by the exons atgtggtcGTATATTACTACCATTCTTCTATGTATTTGTATCCGAGTAGATGAGTCTATCGGCGCAAATGGACCAATTGTTAAAACCCCAAACGGACAAGTGGAAGGAGTATACCTAGATGAAGCTAACGTGTTCTTTGGTATTCCCTACGCTGTTCCACCCATAGGGGATATGAGATGGCGTCATGCTCTGCCTGTCAAGAGTTGGAGTCCTACAGTATTCCAGGCTGTGAAGGCTCCTCCTGGGTGTTATCAACACTGTGGAACACCACCACATACTTGTCCTGCTACC GTCAGTGAAGATTGTCTATACCTGACTATCTTTACACCCCGGACTGCGACCACTAGTTCAAAGTTCCCAGTAATGATGTTTTTGCATGGTGGTGCCTTCATGGAAGGCAGTGGATATACAGACTTGACAGACGGTAGATACTATGCGAACCATACTGATACTATTTCAGTACTTATAAACTATAGATTAG GTGCATTTGGGTTCTTAGTCACTGGTAATAGCAGTGAAGATGCGACTGGTAATTATGGCATCTTGGACCAACGTCTGGCGTTACAATGGGTTCAAACTAACATTGCTTCATTTGGAGGAGACCCCAACAGG GTCACGTTATTTGGTCAAAGTGCTGGTTCGCAATCTGTTGCAATACATCTGACGTCACCTGGCAGTGGAAACCTTTTTCATCGTGGTATTATTGAAAGTTTTCCGTTCTCTGTGCCGTTTAAGAAAGACTTCGAGGCTATCATTCTTGGTAACGACTTCGCCGATGCTTTGAACTGTTCCCATGGTGATCTGAAATGTATGCGTTCCAAGTCACCTGAAGACATTCACGTGGCACAGGGTAAAGTTGGCGGTACAATCATCAATCCATTGAATTTGTTTGAACTGTTCGAACAATGGGGACCATGTGTAGATGGCAAAGATATTAAGCAGCAGTCTGTAGATGCCTTCATCAAAGGTGATTTTCACAAAATGCCTATCATTATAGGAAGCACAAGTGCTGAAGCACGTATCAATATATTTAGGGGATTCAAACAACCTATGAATGCGCTACAAGTATACGAATATATTTTTGCACTATTCCCGACCCACTTCCTGAAGGTCATTGCTGAGTATCCTCTCGATCCACCAGGTAGTGATCAAAGGGAACCGCTGTCCAAGGCTGCCAGTGATATTGTATTCGTCTGTCCTGAGCGTGCAGCACTACGAGGTATCGCAAAACATGGTCAGGGTGACGTCTGGATGTATCTGTTCGACCATGTCCTTTCTTTCGATGGATGGGGTCCACATTGGCAGTTTTGTGTCAACTATTCGTGTCACGGAGCTGAACTTGCTTTCCTATTTCACTCTGCTGCATTGGGTGGTTTTAAGTATACAGCTGATGAAGAAGTTTTGTCTCGAAGCATGGTGTATTACTGGTCAAACATGGCTCACACAGGAAATCCAAATGACTACACGTGGCGAAAAGACACAAACATCGTACCAAATGGGGAGTTTGCTCAGTGGCCGACGTTTGGTAACACTACAGGTGGACGTTATATGCATTTGATGACACCGAATGACCAAGCTGACAAAGATTACTTAAAAGAGAAATGTGACTTCTGGGATTCATTGAATGTATATCCTTAA
- the LOC144443578 gene encoding gamma-butyrobetaine dioxygenase-like: MITRNDMASVFLRMSAQCVGRLPRCLQTASQMTNVVNRRTTSQVGIHRLLCTDHSRILRYGISSLQNYRVSPDIQKKKETTITRTPQRGIHHDLKAVGHLHQAERCDDEKELRLRWNDGYTHEYPYVWLRDCCRCPLCFHSDAKARKVLIEDLDIDILPSSIELSEDGKSVTVVWPDNHRSIFESDFLRGIEFKDARPATKSKIWGSELTNNLPTFQFEDVMSNDNTLLEFLEGLRDIGLILVKNTPTEMGQVEKFGGRVSHIRVTNYGAGFSVRSKHEPSNLAYTGVKLGLHCDLPFYHYSPGIQVLHCIKQCDGEGGESLFADGFRAAMDIKEEDPEAYETLASIYIDYIDIGSDFYKFHLKNSWKVLTFDRFGELLAIHYNHGVRDYRMRTSKENVYKCYRAMKKFYSIMNREENLVKFKLESGDMVVFNNTRTLHGRTEFRVAQHGERHLEGIYLDWDCVHSRIRVLREELGMPILD; the protein is encoded by the exons ATGATTACGAG GAATGACATGGCTTCCGTCTTTCTGCGTATGTCGGCACAGTGCGTCGGACGTCTTCCCAGATGTCTACAGACGGCTTCGCAAATGACCAATGTCGTCAACCGAAGAACCACGAGTCAAGTTGGCATTCACCGTTTGCTTTGTACGGACCACTCTCGAATTTTACGCTATGGCATATCATCACTCCAGAACTACCGAGTGTCCCCAGACATCCAGAAGAAGAAGGAGACTACCATCACTCGTACCCCACAGCGTGGAATCCATCATGATTTGAAAGCCGTGGGTCATTTACACCAAGCTGAAAGGTGTGACGATGAGAAGGAACTCCGATTACGATGGAATGATGGATATACCCACGAGTATCCGTATGTCTGGCTCCGAGATTGCTGTCGATGTCCGTTATGTTTCCATTCTGATGCAAAGGCGCGTAAAGTTTTAATCGAAGATCTGGACATAGATATTTTGCCATCTAGTATTGAATTATCCGAAGACGGGAAAAGTGTGACGGTCGTTTGGCCTGACAACCATCGTTCCATATTTGAGAGTGATTTTTTAAGAGGCATAGAGTTCAAGGATGCCAGGCCGGCGACGAAATCTAAAATCTGGGGTTCAGAGCTGACAAATAATTTGCCAACTTTTCAGTTTGAAGATGTTATGAGCAATGACAATACTTTACTTGAATTTCTGGAAGGACTTCGCGATATTGGAttaattttggtgaaaaatacgcccaCCGAGATGGGCCAAGTGGAAAAGTTCGGTGGCAGGGTATCTCACATTCGAGTCACTAACTATGG TGCTGGGTTTAGTGTAAGAAGTAAACATGAACCAAGTAACCTTGCATATACTGGAGTAAAACTGGGACTGCATTGTGATCTACCATTTTATCACTACTCACCAGGG ATACAAGTTCTTCACTGTATAAAGCAATGTGATGGCGAAGGTGGTGAGAGTCTGTTTGCTGACGGTTTTAGGGCGGCAATGGATATTAAAGAGGAGGATCCGGAAGCGTATGAGACGCTGGCATCCATTTATATTGACTATATAGATATCGGTTCTGATTTCTACAAGTTTCATTTGAAGAATTCATGGAAAGTGTTAAC ATTTGATAGATTCGGTGAACTGCTTGCGATTCACTATAACCATGGTGTGCGGGATTACAGAATGCGAACATCGAAGGAGAACGTATACAAGTGTTACAGAGCCATGAAGAAATTCTATAGCATTATGAACCGTGAAGAAAACTTGGTCAAGTTTAAGTTGGAAAGTG GTGACATGGTTGTATTCAACAACACACGAACCCTACACGGAAGAACAGAATTCCGCGTGGCGCAACATGGGGAGAGACATCTGGAAGGAATATACCTCGACTGGGACTGTGTTCATTCCAGGATCAGAGTCCTTAGGGAAGAGCTGGGAATGCCAATTCTCGACTAA
- the LOC144443405 gene encoding putative ribosome biogenesis protein RLP24: MRVEKCYFCSSPVYPGHGIQFVRNDCKIFKFCRSKCHKAFKKKRNPRKVRWTKAFRKSHGKDLAVDNSFEFERRRQVPTKYKREVWNSTLRAMKRVDEIRIRRQNQFIINRLKKGKELRKEADIREVKQNIHLVKSPAAKEKKVERLVQIIESDEEMKE; the protein is encoded by the exons ATGCGTGTTGAAAAGTGTTATTTTTGCTCCTCTCCAGTCTATCCTGGACATGGGATCCAGTTCGTCAGGAATGACTGCAAg ATTTTCAAGTTTTGCAGATCCAAATGTCACAAGGCGTTTAAAAAGAAGAGAAATCCACGTAAAGTTAGATGGACAAAAGCTTTCAGGAAATCCCATGGTAAAGATCTGGCAGTG gATAACTCTTTTGAGTTTGAGAGACGTAGACAGGTTCCAACAAAATACAAGAGAGAAGTATGGAATAGTACACTGAGAGCAATGAAGAGAGTGGATGAGATCAGAATCAGAAGACAAAATCAATTTATTATTAACAG GCTTAAGAAAGGCAAAGAACTCCGAAAGGAAGCTGACATCAGAGAAGTTAAACAAAATATCCATCTTGTCAAATCACCAGCAG CTAAAGAGAAGAAGGTTGAGAGACTTGTACAGATTATTGAATCAGATGAAGAGATGAAAGAGTAG
- the LOC144443387 gene encoding activated RNA polymerase II transcriptional coactivator p15-like, giving the protein MPKSKAIVSTDDSDSDTEVKPKAKKQKKVEKKKAAAADDGSEEMIQLSRMRYVNVRDFKGKVLVDIREYYDAGGELKPGRKGISLTREQWEKLKECVDEIDEKIADFS; this is encoded by the exons ATGCCCAAATCAAAGGCTATCGTTTCAACAGACGATTCTGATTCTGACACTGAAGTCAAA CCTAAAGCCAAAAAGCAAAAGAAGGTGGAGAAGAAAAAGGCTGCTGCAGCAGATGATGGGTCTGAGGAGATGATTCAG CTTTCCAGGATGAGGTATGTGAATGTAAGGGACTTCAAAGGTAAAGTACTGGTAGACATCAGAGAATACTATGATGCTGGTGGAGAACTCAAACCAGGAAGAAAAG GTATCAGTTTAACACGTGAACAGTGGGAGAAACTAAAAGAATGTGTTGATGAAATAGATGAAAAGATTGCAGATTTTTCATAA
- the LOC144443388 gene encoding modifier of protein aggregation 4-like has translation MTRGNQRDKARERAMKKQAAHQKKKKADDKDGNKGASLEKRQQRDADRMREKQAAAAAAKNPTDAGASGGK, from the exons ATGACGC GAGGAAATCAAAGAGACAAAGCCAGGGAAAGGGCAATGAAAAAGCAGGCAGCACATCAGAAAAAGAAAAAGGCCGATGACAAGGATGGCAATAAAGGAGCGTCATTGGAAAAAAGACAACAAAG GGATGCAGACAGAATGAGAGAGAAGCAAGCAGCAGCTGCTGCTGCTAAAAATCCAACTGATGCAGGTGCAAGTGGAGGGAAATAG